One Hevea brasiliensis isolate MT/VB/25A 57/8 chromosome 5, ASM3005281v1, whole genome shotgun sequence genomic region harbors:
- the LOC131179984 gene encoding heavy metal-associated isoprenylated plant protein 5-like — protein sequence MSAEKKPATDDDAKVISVYKMDMHCEGCAKKIRLAVEQLEGVEAVKTNWEENRLKVIRKVDPTKFEAMVEEKTKKKTEIVFPNFILKFKIS from the exons ATGAGTGCAGAGAAGAAACCCGCTACCGATGATGACGCCAAGGTCATCTCCGTTTATAAGATGGACATGCATTGCGAAGGTTGTGCCAAGAAAATTAGACTCGCAGTTGAACAATTAGAAG GTGTGGAAGCCGTGAAGACAAATTGGGAAGAAAACAGACTGAAGGTCATCAGGAAAGTAGACCCAACGAAATTCGAGGCGATGGTGGAAGAGAAAACAAAGAAGAAAACAGAGATTGTGTTTCCGAATTTCATacttaaattcaaaatttcataa